A region of the uncultured Desulfovibrio sp. genome:
TGACGCCGGTATAGAGGGTATGGATGCCATGCAGTTCCAGCATCTCGCAGACGCGGTCAAGGCGCATTTCCCTGATGACCATTTCCCTGTCTTCCGGGGGAACAAAGGTCTCCGCATAGCTCACAATGGTCGATTCGTAATCGTCGCAGATAACGGGCGGAAGCGTCTTGTTGTCGCTTCCGCCAAACATGATATAGCTGTTTGCCTGCGTATCAAGATAGATAAAGTAATCACATCTGTCATACACATACATTTGTGAGATATCTTTTTGCAGGCACTGATAGGCCGTTGCCCTCTTGATCAGAAGATAAATACAGGGAGCATCCCTGTCCGCAATGACCTTGACGGAAAGCCAGCGTTCCTCCCCAAAGGTGACATAGCCGAAATCAATGCTGTCTGCCTGATGCTCGCGGTACGATTCCAGGGCTTCAAGGGACAAATCATGAAGAATCCGCGCATGATCCTTGCGATGGAGAAAACGCCTGAACGCACGCAGCAGGGCTGTATAGGAAAATTTTTTGCCGTGATGCCGCTGTAATTCTCCCGTAAATATCTGGCATTCGTCCCTACTGGGATCTACCCGGACAACTGCCAGAAAAACATGATTCAACAAATCAATAAATTCTTCCCGCAGCAGATGCGCCTGATCTGAAAAAGACGGACTTTTGCCTGTACTCATACCCTGCCTCATGCGTTTTCGGCAATATCCTTGCAGGAAGCGCGCAGAACAGCACGCTCAGAAAACCCGGAAGTTGCTGCCTTGCAGCAACAGCCCGTGCCCAGTCCGATGCCGGAGATGGCCATACGCGCCGGCACGGGCAGGACGCACGCAGAAGCCATTGCCCCCGGCATGGCGCGCTCGCACGTCCCGGTCCTGCCGCTGGCAGGCCATGGGCCAAGCCGGCCACGCCGGGGAAAAGCGCACCAGAAACTGGCGCCACGCGGCACACAGCACCGGCACAGCGCCCTGATGGAGCGCCCGGCATCCCGCGCTGCCCTCCCCGGTGGCACTCAGGAAGACATGCTGCCGGCAGCTGCCAAACCCTCTGCGGCAGGACATGCGCAGGGCGTGCCGAAGACTTTTCCCTTCTCTTCCGGCACAAGTGTATAAAGAATCATGAAATTGGCAAAGCGTGACGCATGGCCTAGCCCCGGCGCCGCCACTGGCTGAGCAGCACACCGGCAATGACCAGCAGCGAGGCCGCATACTGCGACGGCAGAAAAACCTCGTGCAAAAAGCAGACGCCGATGATCAGCGTCATGACAGGAATGAGATTGGTATAGGCCGCGGCCTGTGCGGCGGAAAGGCCATGCACGCCCACATTGTAGAGGCCGTACCCGCCCAGGGAAACCACGCAGCCCAGGTAGACCACGCAGGCCCAGGGCGCCCAGGACGGCAGATCAAGGCCCAGATTCACCGGCTCTGCCGTGGAGGGGGCCAGCAGACAGAGCGTGCCGAAAAAGCCCAGCCCCACCAGCGACTGCACCAGGGTGATCTGCAACGGAGAATAACGGGCAGACAGGTGCCGGGCCGTCACGGTATAGAGCGCACCGCAGACAATGGCCAGCCCTTCCAGCAGATTGCCCAGCACGGGCCGGGGGGCACTTTCCTGGGGGGCGGCAGCCAGCGTCAGCCAGATGACGCCGGCCACAGCCACGCCGAACCCCAGCCAGCCCAGGCGGCCCACCCGCTCACGCAGGGCAAGCCAGGCCAGCAGACCCACAAAAAGCGGCAGGGCGGCCACGATCATGCCGGCCTGCGAGGCCGTGGTAAAGCGCATGGCATTGGCTTCCAGCAAAAAATAGCAGCCGGGTTCGCACAGGCCCATGAACAGCAGCCAGCCCCAGCCGCCCTGACGCCGCAACGCGCGCCAGAGGCCGGGCAGCACGGGCAGCAGCACCAGCGTGGCCGCGAGCATGCGGCCGAACATGAGGGTGACCGGGTCCAGGCCGGTAAGCGCAATGCGCATGGCCGGATAGGACGTACTCCAGAACAGCATGGCCACCAGCAGGGCCAGATGCGGCAGCAGACGGGAAAAGGCAGGGGGCATGGCAGGCCGGGGGTTACAGGTGGGGACAGAACGTCCGGCAGCCTATGCCATCCCCCGCGCGATTTCAAGGCGGCCCATCCCCCGGACCAGCCGAGACTTGCCCCCGGCGCCATTAGAGGGTATGCAGGGACACCATCCCAAACGCGTGGAGGTTCCTATGACGTTACGTCTTTCCCGTTCCATCGTGGGTGAAGCTGAAGCCGAAGCCGTGCGCCGTGTCATCGTTGAGGACGGTTACCTGGGCATCGGTGCGGAGACCCGCCGCTTTGAGGAAGAGCTGGCCGCCTGGCTGGGTGTGGAGCGCTGGCAGATCATCACCGCCAATACCGGCACGGCCGCCCTTACCCTGGCCGTGGACAGCCTGCTGCCCGACCGCCACACCGGCCGCCCGCCCAAGATTCTTGTGCCCTCGCTGACCTTTGTGGCCTCCTTTCAGGCCATCACCGCCGCCGGCTGCCGGCCTGTTGCCTGCGATGTGCTGCCCGAAACCGGCACCATTGACCTGGCCGACGCCGAAAAACGCCTGGATGGTGACGTCATTGCCATCATGCCCGTTCACTATGCCAGCAATCCGTGGCAGATCGACGAGGTCTACGATTTTGCCCGGCGCAAGGGACTGCGCGTCATCGAAGACGCGGCCCATGCCTTCGGCTGCCGCCATCAGGACAAAAAGATCGGCAGCTTCGGCGATCTGATCTGTTTCAGCTTTGACGGCATCAAGAACATCACCTGCGGCGAAGGTGGCTGCCTGGTGGCCTTTGACCGGCAGTGCGCCGCCCGCGCGGCCGATGCCCGCCTGCTCTCCGTGGAGGGCGACACCCAGTCCCGCTTTGCCGGAACCCGCACCTGGGATCCGGATGTGAAGCGGCAGGGCTGGCGCTTTCACCTCAGCAACATCATGGCCGCCATCGGCAGGGTGCAGCTCTCCCGGCTGGACGGGGAATTCATCCCGGCCCGGCGCGCCCTGTACGACCGCTATGCGCAGGGACTGGCCGGACTGGCCGATCTGCGGCTGCTGCGGACGGATCCCCAGGACTTCATCGTGCCGCACATTCTGCCTGTGCGCATCCTCAACGGCCGCAAGGACGCCTTCAAGGCTGCCCTGGCTGC
Encoded here:
- a CDS encoding DMT family transporter; this encodes MPPAFSRLLPHLALLVAMLFWSTSYPAMRIALTGLDPVTLMFGRMLAATLVLLPVLPGLWRALRRQGGWGWLLFMGLCEPGCYFLLEANAMRFTTASQAGMIVAALPLFVGLLAWLALRERVGRLGWLGFGVAVAGVIWLTLAAAPQESAPRPVLGNLLEGLAIVCGALYTVTARHLSARYSPLQITLVQSLVGLGFFGTLCLLAPSTAEPVNLGLDLPSWAPWACVVYLGCVVSLGGYGLYNVGVHGLSAAQAAAYTNLIPVMTLIIGVCFLHEVFLPSQYAASLLVIAGVLLSQWRRRG
- a CDS encoding DegT/DnrJ/EryC1/StrS family aminotransferase, which encodes MTLRLSRSIVGEAEAEAVRRVIVEDGYLGIGAETRRFEEELAAWLGVERWQIITANTGTAALTLAVDSLLPDRHTGRPPKILVPSLTFVASFQAITAAGCRPVACDVLPETGTIDLADAEKRLDGDVIAIMPVHYASNPWQIDEVYDFARRKGLRVIEDAAHAFGCRHQDKKIGSFGDLICFSFDGIKNITCGEGGCLVAFDRQCAARAADARLLSVEGDTQSRFAGTRTWDPDVKRQGWRFHLSNIMAAIGRVQLSRLDGEFIPARRALYDRYAQGLAGLADLRLLRTDPQDFIVPHILPVRILNGRKDAFKAALAAQDIPTGVHYKPNHWLTFFRESGQLPLPACEQLFGELVTLPLHPGLSMDDVDEVCRAARAALA